The following are from one region of the Rosistilla carotiformis genome:
- a CDS encoding hemolysin family protein: protein MENWINFGIALLLVAVNGFFVAAEFALVKARPSRLEQMALGGNLFAKVANWLARRLDASLSACQLGITLASLALGWVGEPAFHHLIEPVFAWIGISNPDVLHVVSLVFAFTTITALHLVIGEQAPKIFAIRKPEPMAVWCALPLAGFYYVAYPLLVALNWITSLLLRSIGVEAVDEHGTPHTEEELRNLVAQSHVHGELTRSEAQLINAVLEFDDQSAHQIMTPRTDVVTLSMDAPIEDWITTIRKYRFSRYPVVEQSLEKAVGVLHIQHLVGLDLSQPLDRAALLQPPNFVPETIPIKTLLQHFKSSQSLLAFVVDEHGTVVGVVTLEDVLEELVGELEDEFDEQVRDIVREDDQTFRVLGQTPLDDINKMMGLTLQSHDSDSLGGFVMQQLGRVAEQGDMVQIGGAKIEILRVEGPRIVSLRVRLAAPLTSLDAATSTDDEEDSAAQ from the coding sequence ATGGAAAATTGGATCAACTTTGGAATCGCCCTGCTGCTGGTGGCGGTCAACGGCTTTTTTGTTGCGGCGGAGTTCGCGCTCGTCAAGGCGCGGCCCAGCCGGCTGGAACAGATGGCACTCGGCGGCAACCTGTTCGCTAAAGTTGCCAACTGGCTCGCCAGGCGGTTGGATGCGTCGCTATCGGCTTGCCAACTGGGAATCACTCTCGCCTCGCTCGCCTTGGGGTGGGTCGGCGAACCGGCGTTCCATCATCTGATCGAACCGGTCTTCGCCTGGATCGGGATCTCCAACCCCGACGTGCTGCATGTCGTTTCCCTGGTCTTCGCCTTCACTACGATCACGGCGCTGCATCTGGTTATCGGCGAACAGGCACCCAAGATCTTTGCGATCCGCAAACCCGAACCGATGGCCGTGTGGTGCGCTCTGCCCCTGGCCGGCTTCTATTACGTCGCCTATCCGTTGCTGGTCGCCCTGAACTGGATCACGTCGCTGCTGCTGCGATCGATCGGCGTTGAAGCGGTCGACGAACATGGCACGCCTCACACCGAAGAGGAGCTGCGCAACCTGGTCGCTCAATCGCATGTGCATGGCGAACTGACGCGCAGCGAAGCCCAATTGATCAACGCGGTGTTGGAGTTCGACGATCAATCGGCCCATCAAATCATGACCCCGCGAACCGATGTGGTCACGCTGTCGATGGACGCTCCGATCGAAGACTGGATCACGACGATCCGCAAATACCGCTTCAGTCGCTATCCGGTCGTCGAGCAATCGCTGGAGAAAGCCGTTGGCGTGCTGCACATCCAGCACCTGGTCGGGCTCGATCTTTCGCAGCCGCTGGACCGCGCCGCCCTGCTTCAGCCGCCAAACTTCGTTCCCGAAACGATCCCGATCAAAACGCTGCTGCAGCATTTTAAGTCGTCGCAATCGCTGTTGGCTTTTGTCGTCGATGAACACGGAACCGTCGTCGGCGTCGTCACGCTGGAAGATGTGCTCGAAGAGCTAGTCGGAGAACTGGAGGACGAGTTCGACGAACAGGTCCGCGACATCGTTCGCGAAGACGATCAAACCTTCCGCGTCCTCGGGCAGACGCCGCTGGACGACATCAACAAAATGATGGGGCTGACGCTGCAGTCGCACGATTCCGACTCGTTGGGCGGATTTGTGATGCAACAACTGGGAAGAGTCGCCGAGCAGGGGGACATGGTTCAAATCGGCGGAGCGAAGATCGAGATCCTTCGCGTCGAAGGTCCCCGCATCGTCAGCCTGCGAGTCCGCCTGGCAGCTCCGCTAACCAGCCTCGACGCCGCGACCAGCACCGACGACGAAGAAGACTCAGCCGCTCAATAG
- a CDS encoding lysylphosphatidylglycerol synthase domain-containing protein translates to MNKNEPTLVGRLKKIAGPVFGLILFSVAASFLYKKTQEITWDEFAAGVANIPLAYHLLACVLVALNYFVLTGNDVLAVQFVGAGSSGAEEGRPRLSYRKVGLVSFLAYAFSNNIGAVAAGIPIRVRFYSGWGLGTAQIVALLAFTSLSFWVGVCMVGGVVLSIAEIPMPPKIDLPVSSRILGFTLLAAIALYAALCTWWRRPLPLAGLKLLPPGPALMRKQIVVASMDLILVATTLYVLLPSGISASYLQVVGVYLLALAAAMLTQVPGGLGVLEAILLTLLASSDEAVILGALLIFRIYYYVVPLLVASVVLATVEVRSTRAARKLLSG, encoded by the coding sequence GTGAATAAGAACGAGCCAACGTTAGTCGGACGATTAAAGAAAATCGCAGGACCTGTCTTCGGGCTGATCCTGTTCTCCGTTGCCGCTTCGTTTTTGTACAAGAAGACGCAAGAGATCACCTGGGATGAATTCGCCGCGGGCGTCGCTAACATCCCACTGGCGTATCATCTGCTGGCCTGCGTGTTGGTCGCGCTTAACTATTTTGTCCTAACCGGCAACGACGTGTTGGCTGTCCAGTTTGTTGGGGCGGGCAGTTCGGGAGCCGAAGAGGGCCGCCCTAGGCTGAGCTATCGCAAGGTCGGCTTGGTCTCGTTCCTCGCCTACGCCTTCAGCAACAACATCGGCGCGGTGGCCGCCGGGATTCCGATCCGCGTCCGGTTCTATAGCGGTTGGGGATTGGGGACCGCTCAAATCGTGGCCCTGCTGGCCTTCACAAGTCTCTCGTTTTGGGTCGGTGTCTGCATGGTCGGCGGCGTGGTGCTGTCGATTGCGGAAATTCCGATGCCACCGAAGATCGATCTGCCGGTCAGTTCGCGGATCCTCGGTTTTACGCTGCTGGCAGCGATTGCCCTCTACGCGGCGCTCTGCACTTGGTGGCGTCGTCCGCTGCCGCTGGCGGGACTGAAGCTGTTGCCTCCCGGACCGGCACTGATGCGGAAGCAGATCGTTGTCGCGTCGATGGACCTGATTCTGGTGGCAACGACGCTGTACGTTTTGTTGCCGAGCGGGATTTCAGCCAGTTACCTGCAAGTCGTCGGCGTCTACCTACTGGCGCTCGCCGCCGCGATGCTGACGCAAGTCCCCGGCGGTCTGGGCGTCTTGGAAGCGATCCTGCTGACACTGTTAGCCAGCAGCGACGAAGCGGTCATCTTGGGCGCGCTGCTGATCTTCCGAATCTATTATTACGTCGTGCCACTGTTGGTCGCGTCCGTGGTGTTGGCGACCGTGGAGGTGCGATCGACGCGTGCCGCTCGGAAGCTATTGAGCGGCTGA
- the purQ gene encoding phosphoribosylformylglycinamidine synthase I — translation MAVPRVLILRAPGTNCDEETAFAFEAAGAVTERVHVNRLIENPKLAEDFQVLCLPGGFSYGDDIAAGRILASQLDRNLGDMVRQFCDQDRLVLGICNGFQVLMRLGVLTSGVRETQPATLTWNDHGRFEDRWVHLSVDETPCVFLKGIDQMYLPIAHAEGKFVTADAEALKAFGDAGRLALRYTTADAGQTSDEVLPFPSNPNGSEANVAGICDATGRLFGLMPHPERHIDPTHHPQWTRRTEQPQWGEGFAIFKNAVDYFGE, via the coding sequence ATGGCCGTTCCACGCGTTTTGATCCTTCGTGCTCCGGGAACCAATTGCGACGAAGAGACCGCGTTTGCGTTTGAAGCTGCCGGTGCGGTCACCGAACGCGTTCACGTGAACCGGTTGATCGAAAATCCCAAACTGGCCGAGGACTTCCAAGTTCTCTGCCTGCCGGGCGGATTCAGCTATGGCGACGACATCGCTGCCGGGCGGATTCTGGCAAGCCAATTGGACCGCAACCTGGGCGATATGGTCCGCCAGTTCTGCGACCAAGACCGCCTGGTCCTTGGGATCTGCAACGGCTTCCAAGTTCTAATGCGACTGGGCGTGTTGACCTCGGGCGTTCGCGAGACGCAACCGGCGACGCTGACCTGGAACGATCACGGCCGCTTCGAAGACCGCTGGGTTCACTTGTCGGTCGACGAGACGCCATGCGTCTTCCTGAAGGGGATCGATCAGATGTATCTGCCGATCGCGCATGCCGAAGGCAAGTTCGTGACCGCCGACGCTGAGGCATTGAAGGCGTTTGGCGACGCGGGACGGTTGGCGCTGCGATACACAACCGCCGATGCGGGGCAAACCAGCGACGAAGTCCTGCCGTTCCCATCGAACCCCAACGGGTCCGAAGCGAACGTGGCCGGAATCTGCGACGCGACCGGCCGTTTGTTTGGCCTGATGCCTCACCCCGAACGCCACATCGATCCAACGCATCACCCACAATGGACGCGCCGCACCGAGCAGCCGCAGTGGGGCGAAGGGTTTGCCATCTTCAAAAACGCAGTCGATTATTTTGGTGAATAA
- a CDS encoding ABC transporter permease translates to MSTLTSESSEPKTPVASSGSLGAATSLDIRPSGIAAAWMLARREWTRFFRQKNRVVSAVVQPLLFWLMFGAGMRGSFSWTTSGQEGFFEYFLPGTIGLIVLFTAIFATISVIEDRREGFMQGVLVSPVGRWPVLVGKVVGGGGIAWAQAVLFLGLVLLFGMASPGINTVYALVLLAVMSITLCSVGMIVAWPMTSTQGFHAVMMLFLMPMWLLSGAFFPIPAISDATSIGQSILHWIMRCNPLSYSMVELRRLLYPEVVLADNVWGPSSMVTWTVSLLFMIGSLVLAGWLMRGSRRADLV, encoded by the coding sequence ATGAGTACACTGACCTCGGAATCCTCCGAACCGAAAACGCCAGTCGCATCTAGCGGCTCGCTTGGCGCTGCCACGTCGCTCGACATCCGCCCTAGCGGAATCGCCGCGGCTTGGATGCTGGCTCGCCGCGAATGGACACGCTTCTTCCGGCAGAAGAACCGCGTCGTATCCGCCGTCGTTCAACCGCTGCTGTTCTGGCTGATGTTTGGCGCCGGAATGCGAGGCTCGTTCTCCTGGACGACCAGCGGACAAGAAGGCTTCTTCGAATACTTCCTCCCCGGCACGATCGGTTTGATCGTGCTGTTCACCGCGATCTTCGCCACGATTTCGGTGATCGAGGATCGGCGCGAAGGGTTCATGCAAGGCGTGCTCGTTTCGCCGGTGGGCCGTTGGCCGGTGTTGGTCGGCAAAGTTGTCGGTGGCGGCGGAATCGCTTGGGCTCAAGCTGTTCTGTTCCTTGGCCTGGTGTTGCTGTTTGGCATGGCCAGCCCCGGGATTAACACGGTCTATGCGCTTGTGCTGTTGGCTGTGATGTCGATCACGTTGTGTTCGGTCGGCATGATCGTCGCCTGGCCGATGACCAGCACCCAAGGCTTTCACGCGGTGATGATGCTGTTCCTGATGCCGATGTGGTTGTTGAGCGGTGCGTTTTTCCCGATCCCCGCGATCAGCGACGCGACGTCGATCGGCCAGTCGATCCTGCACTGGATCATGCGCTGCAATCCACTCAGCTATTCGATGGTCGAACTCCGTCGGCTGCTCTATCCCGAGGTTGTCTTGGCCGACAACGTCTGGGGCCCGTCGTCGATGGTCACTTGGACGGTCTCGCTGCTGTTCATGATCGGATCGCTGGTCCTAGCGGGCTGGTTGATGCGAGGCAGCCGTCGCGCCGATCTGGTTTAG
- a CDS encoding ABC transporter ATP-binding protein, producing MTSADPHHPSTQYAVEAVDVHHRYDDHVALDGVNLQIPQGKIFALLGPNGSGKTTLFRLLATLMPLQRGQLSVSGASVDSVMEVRRRIGIVFQSPSLDKKLTVQENIRCQAALYGIHGAALRQREEEVLQRLRLADRRNDYCEKLSGGLKRRVELAKGMLHQPQVLLLDEPSTGLDPGARLDLWEALKEFSQQGLSVVLTTHLLEEAEKADQIAILSEGKVIAEGAPDRLRSQMGSGLITITTDQPEAVCQKLQQQMGIEGQALHNQVRIQSDQPGPMVPELLTTLGDQATSISIGRPSLEDVFIAKTGYQFWSGE from the coding sequence ATGACCTCCGCAGATCCCCACCATCCGTCAACCCAATACGCTGTCGAAGCTGTTGATGTGCACCATCGCTACGATGATCATGTCGCCCTGGACGGCGTCAATCTGCAGATTCCGCAAGGCAAGATCTTCGCGCTATTGGGCCCCAACGGCAGCGGGAAAACGACCCTGTTTCGTTTGTTGGCGACGCTGATGCCGCTGCAACGCGGGCAATTGAGCGTCTCGGGTGCGAGCGTCGATTCGGTGATGGAAGTCCGCCGCCGGATCGGGATCGTTTTCCAATCGCCTAGCTTGGACAAGAAGCTGACGGTTCAGGAGAACATCCGCTGCCAAGCCGCGTTGTACGGAATCCATGGCGCCGCGCTGCGACAGCGGGAAGAAGAAGTTCTGCAGCGTTTGAGGCTCGCCGACCGCCGCAATGATTATTGCGAAAAGCTCTCCGGCGGTCTGAAGCGACGCGTCGAACTGGCCAAGGGAATGTTGCATCAACCGCAGGTGTTGCTGTTGGATGAACCGAGCACCGGCTTGGATCCGGGGGCTCGATTGGACCTGTGGGAAGCGCTCAAAGAGTTTTCGCAGCAGGGACTGTCGGTCGTGTTGACGACGCACCTGTTGGAAGAAGCCGAAAAAGCGGATCAGATCGCGATCTTAAGCGAAGGGAAAGTGATCGCCGAAGGAGCTCCCGATCGGTTGCGATCGCAGATGGGTTCGGGCTTGATCACGATCACCACCGACCAACCCGAAGCGGTTTGCCAAAAGCTGCAACAGCAGATGGGAATCGAAGGGCAAGCGTTACACAATCAAGTTCGCATCCAGAGCGATCAGCCCGGTCCGATGGTGCCTGAGTTGCTGACGACGCTGGGCGACCAAGCGACTTCGATCTCGATCGGCCGGCCGAGTCTAGAAGATGTCTTTATCGCAAAGACCGGTTATCAATTCTGGTCGGGCGAATAA
- the cyoE gene encoding heme o synthase, whose amino-acid sequence MSGDLVVLDRPERLSTVVRPTRVPIASEGNSIDAADLPHRGRHGGTAAASLKASIRGLYDLTKPRIVMMILITTAMSAMFLAGTDLSLWMLMHLMIGTAAVAGSASVMNQFIEREADAKMMRTMKRPLPSGLVSPGAALIFGITIGLLGTAYLAINVGRSTAFVGVATWVGYVMLYTPLKQKTAWNTTVGAIAGALPMMMGFAAAGGSLTDPRGWLLVAVLFLWQYPHFMAIAWMYRGQYADAGFKMTPVVEPTGKSAGWQAIAGALALPAVLITLVLPYNYAPLFAVLAVAASFGMIRSSFRFCGSPNDVTARQLLMSSLVQLPASLAVLIAARLLG is encoded by the coding sequence ATGAGTGGCGATCTTGTCGTATTGGATCGACCGGAACGACTTAGCACCGTCGTGCGACCAACTCGTGTGCCGATCGCATCGGAAGGCAATTCGATCGACGCCGCCGATTTGCCGCATCGCGGACGGCACGGCGGCACCGCCGCAGCGTCGCTCAAAGCGTCGATTCGCGGGCTGTACGATCTGACCAAGCCGCGGATCGTGATGATGATCCTGATCACCACCGCGATGTCGGCGATGTTTTTGGCGGGCACCGATCTTTCGCTGTGGATGTTGATGCATCTGATGATCGGCACCGCCGCGGTCGCCGGTAGTGCCAGCGTGATGAACCAGTTCATCGAGCGCGAAGCCGATGCGAAGATGATGCGGACGATGAAGCGCCCGCTCCCCAGCGGCCTTGTCTCTCCGGGAGCTGCGTTGATTTTCGGAATCACGATCGGCCTGTTGGGAACCGCTTACCTGGCGATCAATGTCGGCCGGAGCACCGCGTTTGTTGGTGTCGCGACTTGGGTCGGTTATGTGATGCTGTACACTCCGCTGAAACAGAAGACCGCATGGAACACGACCGTCGGCGCGATCGCTGGTGCGTTGCCGATGATGATGGGCTTCGCAGCCGCTGGCGGCAGCCTGACCGATCCTCGCGGATGGTTGTTGGTCGCCGTGTTGTTCCTGTGGCAATACCCGCACTTCATGGCGATCGCTTGGATGTACCGCGGCCAATACGCCGATGCGGGCTTTAAGATGACGCCGGTTGTCGAACCGACGGGCAAAAGTGCCGGATGGCAAGCGATTGCCGGCGCGTTGGCTTTGCCAGCCGTTTTGATCACGCTGGTCCTTCCCTACAACTACGCTCCGCTGTTTGCGGTCCTCGCCGTCGCCGCCTCGTTCGGGATGATTCGCAGCTCGTTCCGCTTCTGCGGTAGCCCCAACGACGTCACCGCGCGACAGCTGTTGATGTCGTCGCTGGTCCAGTTGCCCGCCTCGCTGGCGGTTTTGATCGCCGCGCGACTGCTCGGTTAA
- a CDS encoding COX15/CtaA family protein: MNREQEPILDELKNETPATDEAGAPSRSPWVHRWAVLLVCLTWPLIWVGGLVTTYDAGMAVPDWPATYGYNMFLYPWTTWLLGPFDLLIEHGHRLLASLVGLITIAMLVAAVWSRQPRWIVRLCIVALVGVILQGALGGARVVMDARTVAMIHGCFGPAFFVLCWMIAGVSSRWWQATDAPSVPRTAVRWGAALAISSYVQLILGAQLRHMPVDAGDSFFRHIVFSHLTGAALVAVLSVITAWKLRRCGDLTLSRIGLGLIGLLILQWSLGLGTWLVNYGSPWALNQWPSLARYVIVAKGWTESMIVTGHMATGSMILALACWTWLRASRRCEGSSFAKPAFD; encoded by the coding sequence ATGAATCGCGAACAGGAACCGATCTTGGACGAACTGAAGAACGAAACACCCGCGACCGACGAAGCGGGAGCGCCGTCGCGGTCTCCGTGGGTGCATCGCTGGGCGGTGCTGTTGGTCTGCCTGACCTGGCCGCTGATCTGGGTTGGCGGGCTGGTGACAACCTACGATGCCGGGATGGCGGTCCCCGATTGGCCGGCGACCTACGGATATAATATGTTCCTGTATCCGTGGACCACCTGGTTGCTGGGCCCCTTCGATTTGTTGATCGAACACGGCCACCGTCTGCTGGCCTCGCTGGTCGGCCTGATCACGATCGCGATGTTGGTCGCGGCCGTCTGGTCGCGGCAGCCTCGCTGGATCGTGCGGCTGTGTATCGTCGCTCTGGTCGGCGTGATCTTACAAGGCGCCCTGGGGGGCGCTCGCGTCGTGATGGACGCGCGAACCGTGGCGATGATCCACGGCTGCTTTGGCCCCGCCTTTTTTGTCCTCTGCTGGATGATCGCCGGAGTCAGTTCGCGATGGTGGCAAGCGACCGACGCCCCAAGTGTTCCCAGAACGGCAGTCCGCTGGGGGGCGGCGTTGGCGATCAGCAGCTACGTTCAATTAATTCTGGGAGCTCAACTGCGGCACATGCCGGTCGACGCCGGCGACTCGTTTTTCCGGCATATCGTCTTTTCCCACCTTACCGGAGCGGCCCTGGTTGCGGTTTTGTCCGTGATTACCGCCTGGAAGTTGCGTCGCTGCGGCGATTTGACGCTATCCAGAATCGGGTTGGGGCTGATAGGATTGCTAATCTTGCAGTGGTCGTTGGGACTGGGAACGTGGTTGGTGAACTACGGATCGCCGTGGGCCCTGAATCAATGGCCGTCGCTGGCGCGGTATGTGATCGTGGCCAAAGGATGGACCGAATCGATGATCGTGACAGGGCATATGGCGACGGGATCGATGATCTTGGCGCTGGCCTGTTGGACTTGGTTGCGAGCATCGCGACGCTGCGAAGGCTCCTCATTTGCGAAACCCGCGTTCGATTGA
- a CDS encoding c-type cytochrome, translating into MDAEIRRKIALGIALLALLILPGCGTEPPDFRMNRVFAHKMEIHGAELDTAIDDTQIAITQLFGTPDEPLLPAVLTENPDFQSLIQLENLQRAAGAVASDRDGTDRGLFRKHCSQCHGISGDGNGPASSLLNPYPRDFRMGVFKFKSTQYGAKPTVDDLVRTLRQGMPGTSMPSFHLYPAEDLTALAQYVIYLTLRGEVERAMYRDAANELGYGDPDQTPQDRLLAMELKESDPEAYQEQWDAIEDYVVAAASRWIDAPEQVVAIAPPPEKIPAWPLAADATADQQAEMAASIARGKALFGGKVANCAICHGADGRGDGQVNDYDDWTKEWTMRNGLDPKDPEKKQVVREYLALGAHKPRNILPRDMHAGAFRGGDQPQDIYRRIVQGIDGTPMPAINLVDQPSGSGLTTGDVWDIVHYVLSLSQTGRGEAL; encoded by the coding sequence ATGGATGCTGAAATACGTAGAAAAATTGCCCTCGGTATCGCCTTGCTGGCGCTGCTGATTCTCCCAGGCTGCGGTACCGAGCCGCCCGATTTCCGCATGAATCGGGTCTTCGCGCACAAGATGGAGATCCACGGCGCGGAATTGGACACCGCGATCGACGACACCCAGATCGCGATCACTCAGTTGTTCGGAACGCCGGACGAGCCATTGTTGCCGGCGGTGCTGACCGAGAATCCCGATTTTCAATCGCTGATCCAGCTCGAAAATCTTCAACGCGCTGCCGGAGCGGTTGCCAGCGATCGCGACGGGACCGATCGCGGCCTGTTCCGCAAACATTGCTCTCAGTGCCATGGGATCAGCGGCGATGGGAACGGGCCGGCCTCCAGCCTGCTGAATCCCTACCCACGCGATTTCCGAATGGGTGTGTTTAAGTTCAAATCGACCCAGTACGGCGCCAAGCCGACGGTCGACGATCTGGTTCGGACGCTGCGACAGGGGATGCCCGGCACGTCGATGCCTTCCTTTCATCTCTATCCCGCCGAAGATCTGACCGCGTTGGCTCAGTATGTGATCTATTTGACGCTTCGCGGCGAGGTCGAACGGGCGATGTATCGCGACGCGGCCAACGAACTCGGCTACGGCGATCCCGACCAAACGCCGCAAGATCGTCTGTTAGCAATGGAGCTGAAGGAGAGCGATCCGGAAGCGTATCAGGAACAATGGGATGCGATCGAGGATTATGTCGTCGCGGCGGCGAGCCGATGGATCGACGCTCCCGAACAAGTCGTCGCGATCGCGCCGCCGCCCGAAAAGATTCCGGCCTGGCCGTTGGCAGCCGATGCGACCGCGGACCAGCAGGCGGAGATGGCCGCGTCGATCGCGCGCGGCAAAGCGTTGTTTGGCGGCAAAGTCGCCAACTGTGCCATCTGCCACGGAGCCGATGGGCGGGGCGACGGTCAAGTCAACGACTACGACGATTGGACCAAAGAATGGACGATGCGCAACGGGCTGGATCCCAAGGACCCTGAAAAGAAGCAGGTCGTTCGGGAATATTTGGCTCTAGGAGCCCACAAGCCGCGGAACATCTTGCCTCGCGATATGCATGCCGGTGCGTTTCGCGGTGGCGATCAGCCGCAGGACATCTACCGCCGGATCGTGCAGGGGATCGATGGAACTCCGATGCCCGCGATCAACCTGGTCGACCAACCCAGCGGCAGCGGGCTGACGACCGGCGACGTCTGGGATATCGTCCATTATGTGCTTTCACTTTCGCAAACCGGGCGAGGCGAAGCACTATGA
- a CDS encoding redoxin domain-containing protein: MLRSFVASLLVVVAFHSPLPGVESSAGHLGLQLAKIDADDFRGRRWQVQDFDQPDLLVVAFLGTQCPLAKLYATRLVELEKEYAPRGVGFVAVMSNTQDSIAEIAAFARDHQLTFPVLKDAGNRIADRLAAERTPEVFLLDRDRKVVYWGRVDDQYGIGFARDFPRSFDLKNAIDDRLAGRPIKTPVTRSIGCIIGRQKKADSDSKITFGNQVSRILQKHCVECHREGEIAPFALTDYDEVSGWADMIAETVRGGRMPPWHADPAHGSFANDRSMSDEDKQTLYDWADAGAPAGDLANLPEPVQYTPGWLLPQEPDMVVNVSPEPFEVPADGAVKYQYFRVDPGFTEDKWLRYAELQPGNREVVHHILAFAVPKGTKRGLGAQHGYLVGYVPGTRIEPLPKGWAKKIPAGSELIFQVHYTPIGSPQIDHSRLGMIFADDAEVTHEIVTTSAVQPRLNIPPGDDNYTVTAVQRNLPDSQLLGFSPHMHLRGKAFRYELIDPSGDRSTLLDIPAYDFNWQTFYLFDNPISVDAGSQMLCTAAFDNSSKNLNNPDPTATVRWGDQTWDEMMIGYFHYAVPRGEAKAAAPTMRQRAADAVRRNGRLRVFERIDRDGDGKIARKETPSELHATFDRLDRNGDSILTRAEVEAGE; this comes from the coding sequence GTGCTCCGCTCTTTTGTCGCTTCTTTGCTAGTCGTTGTTGCCTTCCATTCTCCTCTGCCGGGCGTTGAATCGTCAGCGGGACATCTCGGGTTGCAATTGGCCAAGATCGACGCCGATGACTTTCGCGGACGACGTTGGCAGGTGCAGGACTTTGACCAGCCCGACTTGCTGGTCGTCGCTTTCCTCGGAACGCAGTGTCCTCTGGCAAAGCTGTATGCAACGCGGTTGGTCGAGCTCGAAAAGGAATACGCTCCCCGCGGCGTCGGCTTTGTCGCGGTGATGAGCAACACGCAAGATTCGATTGCCGAGATCGCCGCCTTCGCTCGCGACCACCAGCTGACGTTTCCGGTGCTCAAAGACGCGGGGAATCGAATCGCCGATCGATTGGCTGCCGAACGAACGCCTGAGGTTTTCCTGTTGGACCGCGATCGAAAGGTCGTTTATTGGGGACGCGTCGACGACCAATACGGGATAGGTTTCGCCCGCGATTTCCCTCGCAGCTTCGATCTCAAGAATGCGATCGACGATCGACTGGCCGGTCGGCCGATCAAGACGCCGGTGACGCGATCGATTGGATGTATCATCGGCCGTCAAAAGAAAGCCGACAGCGATTCGAAGATCACTTTTGGCAATCAGGTTTCGCGGATCCTGCAGAAGCACTGCGTCGAGTGCCATCGTGAGGGAGAGATCGCGCCGTTTGCGTTGACCGATTACGACGAGGTCTCCGGCTGGGCTGACATGATCGCCGAAACCGTTCGCGGCGGACGGATGCCTCCATGGCATGCTGATCCCGCGCACGGGTCGTTTGCCAACGATCGCTCGATGTCCGACGAAGACAAACAGACGCTGTACGATTGGGCCGACGCGGGTGCTCCGGCGGGCGATCTTGCGAACCTTCCCGAACCGGTCCAATACACGCCTGGCTGGCTGCTGCCCCAAGAGCCCGACATGGTCGTCAACGTCAGCCCCGAGCCCTTCGAGGTTCCCGCCGATGGGGCTGTGAAGTATCAATATTTCCGTGTCGATCCCGGTTTCACCGAAGACAAATGGCTGCGCTATGCCGAACTGCAGCCTGGCAATCGCGAGGTGGTCCATCACATCTTGGCCTTCGCGGTGCCTAAGGGAACCAAGCGTGGGCTGGGAGCTCAACATGGCTACTTGGTTGGCTATGTCCCCGGCACGCGGATCGAACCTTTGCCCAAAGGCTGGGCCAAGAAGATTCCCGCCGGCAGCGAGCTGATCTTCCAAGTCCACTACACTCCGATCGGATCGCCGCAAATCGATCACAGCCGCCTGGGGATGATCTTTGCCGACGATGCGGAGGTCACGCATGAGATCGTCACCACCAGTGCGGTGCAGCCTCGGTTAAACATTCCTCCCGGGGACGACAACTACACAGTCACCGCGGTCCAACGCAATTTGCCCGACAGCCAACTGCTGGGCTTCAGTCCCCACATGCACCTGCGCGGCAAGGCGTTCCGTTACGAATTGATCGACCCCAGCGGTGATCGCAGCACGCTGTTGGACATCCCAGCGTACGACTTCAATTGGCAGACGTTTTATCTGTTCGACAATCCGATCTCGGTCGACGCGGGATCGCAAATGTTGTGCACCGCCGCGTTTGATAACAGCTCCAAGAACCTGAATAATCCCGATCCGACCGCGACCGTTCGCTGGGGGGACCAAACCTGGGATGAGATGATGATCGGGTACTTTCATTACGCGGTGCCGCGTGGGGAAGCGAAGGCGGCCGCGCCGACGATGCGTCAGCGGGCGGCCGATGCGGTCCGGCGAAACGGCCGTCTGCGGGTCTTTGAGCGGATCGACCGCGATGGCGATGGCAAGATCGCGCGCAAGGAAACCCCCTCCGAATTGCATGCAACCTTCGATCGCTTGGATCGCAATGGCGATAGCATTTTGACGCGTGCCGAGGTCGAAGCGGGGGAGTGA